The Triticum aestivum cultivar Chinese Spring chromosome 3A, IWGSC CS RefSeq v2.1, whole genome shotgun sequence genome includes a region encoding these proteins:
- the LOC123061781 gene encoding mitogen-activated protein kinase kinase kinase 17: MDVAVAKQLRRIRTLGRGASGAVVWLASDEASGKLLAVKSAAAGGAAQLEREGSVLTGLCSPHIIPCLGSRAAECGEYQLFLEFAPGGSLADEAARSGGCLPEPAIRAYAGDVARGLEYLHARSLVHGDVKARNVVIGGDGRARLTDFGCARAVDSLLPMGGTPAFMAPEVARGEEQGPASDVWALGCTVVEMATGRAPWSDMNDLLAAVHRIGYTAAVPEVPGWLSAEAKDFLDGCFRRQPSDRSTGAQLLDHPFVASAAAACDYKAAPAKQQYTSPKSTLQDALWDSDTDDEEADETPAERIGALACGNSALPDWDSEDGWIDVCHQVHRGADSPPADVGYDLVWPEESDAEREPSAVAADDSNGIPRNAVVTDSSIWQYSYVRPVHLGSCRKKSHPFQSDGDEKLSFDRHCNKDRVMEFIFLLKISKSATNHLSGTTFLVCVCFSLQIRACNVTVRDSVT; the protein is encoded by the coding sequence ATGGATGTCGCCGTGGCGAAGCAACTCAGGCGGATCCGCACGCTGGGCCGCGGCGCGTCTGGCGCCGTCGTGTGGCTCGCGTCCGACGAGGCCTCGGGGAAGCTCCTGGCCGTCAAGTCCGCCGCCGCCGGTGGCGCGGCGCAGCTGGAGCGCGAGGGCAGCGTGCTCACCGGGCTCTGCTCGCCGCACATCATCCCCTGCCTCGGCTCCCGCGCCGCGGAGTGCGGCGAGTACCAGCTCTTCCTCGAGTTCGCGCCCGGCGGCTCGCTCGCGGATGAGGCCGCCAGGAGCGGGGGCTGCCTCCCGGAGCCCGCCATCCGGGCGTACGCCGGGGACGTGGCCAGGGGGCTGGAGTACCTCCATGCGAGGTCGCTGGTCCACGGGGACGTGAAGGCACGGAACGTGGTGATCGGCGGCGACGGCCGCGCCAGGCTCACCGACTTCGGCTGCGCGAGGGCCGTGGACTCCCTGCTCCCGATGGGCGGCACGCCGGCGTTCATGGCGCCGGAGGTCGCGCGCGGCGAGGAGCAGGGGCCGGCGTCCGACGTGTGGGCGCTCGGCTGCACCGTCGTCGAGATGGCCACTGGCCGCGCGCCATGGAGCGACATGAACGATCTGCTCGCGGCCGTGCACCGGATCGGGTACACCGCCGCCGTGCCGGAGGTGCCGGGGTGGCTCTCCGCGGAGGCCAAGGACTTCTTGGACGGATGCTTCAGGAGGCAGCCCAGCGACAGGTCCACCGGAGCGCAGCTCTTGGATCACCCGTTCGTTGCTTCCGCCGCTGCCGCCTGCGACTACAAGGCCGCGCCGGCGAAGCAACAATACACGTCTCCCAAGAGCACGCTGCAGGACGCACTCTGGGACTCGGACACCGACGACGAGGAGGCGGACGAAACGCCGGCCGAGAGGATCGGGGCATTGGCCTGCGGCAACTCGGCCTTGCCGGACTGGGACTCGGAAGATGGCTGGATCGATGTGTGCCACCAGGTCCACAGAGGCGCTGACTCGCCGCCGGCCGATGTGGGTTACGACCTCGTTTGGCCCGAAGAATCAGACGCGGAGCGCGAGCCGTCTGCGGTTGCTGCTGACGACAGCAACGGCATACCGCGCAATGCAGTGGTGACCGACTCTTCCATTTGGCAGTACAGTTACGTGCGCCCTGTGCATTTAGGCAGCTGTAGAAAAAAATCTCACCCGTTTCAATCCGACGGGGATGAAAAATTGAGTTTTGACCGTCATTGTAACAAAGACAGAGTAATGGAATTCATTTTTTTGCTCAAAATCTCAAAGTCTGCGACCAACCATCTCTCTGGTACTACATTCCTCGTGTGCGTATGCTTTTCGTTACAGATCCGAGCATGTAACGTGACGGTTCGAGATTCAGTTACTTGA